The Bacteroidota bacterium genome includes a region encoding these proteins:
- a CDS encoding acetoacetate--CoA ligase: MSYKILWEPLSEWSETSRMNEFLQFVNNKFGTNLKNYFDLYEWSIEQIPDFWDSFGEYSGIRFSRKRDRVVDDIRKMPGAKWFEGARMNFAENLLSRKDDKTAIIFRGEAEFEKRISYAELYDEVRRVAAGLKALGVQKGDRVAGFIPNMPEAIIAMLAASSIGAIWSSSSPDFGIKGVLDRFSQIEPKVIFAADGYFYKGKKFDSQEKLKGILDQLPSVEKVVLIDYIGQRDVNSLANGMLWEDLAQETAKELTFEQLPFDHPLYIMYSSGTTGLPKSIVHSAGGTLIQHLKELMLHTNLREDDTIFYFTTCGWMMWNWFVSSLAVGATLVCFDGNPFHPGPDALLKMADELDITVFGTSAKYIASLENEGVDPSAISAFPALKSILSTGSPLSDESFEYVYNKWKKNVQLSSISGGTDIISCFMLGNPMLPVYQGEIQCRGLGMDVDSFDDYGKPVREKQGELVCKSAFPSMPVYFWNDPDGKKYHNAYFDVYPGIWRHGDYIRLSNHGGITMFGRSDATLNPGGVRIGTAEIYRVVENMEEIEDSVVIGQPWHGDERVILFVKMNPGYELTEDLKKKISANIRSQCSPRHVPALILETHGVPYTLNGKKVEIAVKKAVMGEEIKNKDALANPQCLDEFRDIDGL, from the coding sequence ATGAGTTATAAAATCCTTTGGGAGCCTTTAAGTGAATGGTCTGAAACTTCCAGGATGAACGAATTCCTGCAGTTTGTGAATAATAAATTCGGCACCAACCTGAAGAATTACTTTGACCTGTATGAATGGAGCATTGAGCAAATACCGGATTTCTGGGACTCTTTCGGTGAATACAGCGGTATACGCTTCTCCAGGAAAAGGGACAGGGTGGTGGATGATATTCGGAAGATGCCGGGCGCCAAATGGTTTGAAGGGGCCAGGATGAATTTTGCCGAAAACCTTTTAAGCAGGAAAGATGACAAAACGGCTATCATCTTCCGGGGTGAGGCCGAGTTTGAAAAAAGGATAAGCTATGCGGAGTTATATGATGAGGTAAGGAGGGTTGCAGCGGGATTAAAGGCTCTTGGAGTTCAAAAGGGCGACCGGGTAGCCGGGTTCATCCCCAACATGCCCGAGGCGATCATTGCAATGCTGGCAGCTTCATCCATTGGCGCCATCTGGTCTTCCTCTTCACCCGATTTCGGGATCAAAGGCGTACTCGACCGTTTCAGCCAGATAGAACCCAAAGTTATTTTTGCCGCCGATGGTTATTTTTATAAAGGGAAAAAGTTTGATTCTCAGGAAAAGCTGAAAGGCATCCTCGACCAGCTGCCATCGGTAGAAAAAGTGGTACTGATCGATTATATTGGCCAAAGGGATGTAAATAGTCTGGCCAATGGTATGTTATGGGAGGATCTTGCACAGGAAACCGCTAAAGAATTGACCTTTGAGCAACTTCCGTTCGATCATCCGCTGTACATCATGTATTCTTCAGGAACCACAGGACTTCCCAAAAGCATCGTCCATTCGGCAGGAGGGACGCTTATTCAGCACCTGAAGGAACTGATGCTGCATACAAACCTCCGGGAAGACGATACGATCTTTTATTTCACCACCTGTGGCTGGATGATGTGGAACTGGTTCGTCAGCAGCCTGGCTGTTGGGGCCACCCTGGTTTGTTTCGATGGCAACCCCTTCCATCCGGGACCGGATGCTCTTTTGAAAATGGCTGATGAACTTGATATCACAGTCTTTGGAACCAGTGCCAAATACATAGCATCCCTGGAGAACGAGGGGGTGGATCCATCCGCTATCTCCGCTTTCCCTGCCCTGAAATCCATCCTGTCAACCGGATCCCCGCTGTCGGATGAAAGCTTTGAATACGTTTACAATAAGTGGAAGAAGAACGTACAGCTGTCTTCCATCTCCGGTGGTACAGACATCATCTCATGTTTCATGCTGGGTAATCCCATGCTGCCGGTATACCAGGGCGAGATACAGTGCCGCGGGCTGGGGATGGATGTCGACAGCTTTGATGATTACGGCAAGCCGGTAAGGGAGAAACAGGGAGAGCTGGTTTGTAAGTCGGCATTTCCTTCCATGCCGGTGTATTTCTGGAACGATCCTGATGGAAAAAAATACCATAATGCCTATTTCGATGTATATCCGGGCATATGGCGGCATGGTGATTATATCCGCCTCAGCAACCACGGAGGCATAACCATGTTTGGCCGGTCTGATGCAACATTGAACCCCGGCGGGGTGCGCATCGGGACGGCGGAGATCTACCGGGTGGTGGAAAATATGGAAGAGATAGAGGACTCTGTGGTCATCGGCCAGCCCTGGCACGGGGATGAACGGGTTATCCTGTTTGTGAAAATGAACCCGGGATATGAACTTACCGAAGATTTAAAGAAAAAGATATCTGCCAACATAAGATCCCAGTGCAGCCCGCGCCATGTCCCTGCCCTCATCCTGGAAACCCACGGCGTGCCCTATACCCTCAACGGCAAAAAGGTTGAGATTGCTGTGAAAAAAGCCGTTATGGGAGAAGAGATCAAGAATAAGGATGCGCTTGCCAACCCGCAGTGCCTGGATGAATTCAGGGATATTGACGGGTTGTAA
- a CDS encoding acyl-CoA dehydrogenase family protein: MDFELSEIQNMIRETVRDFAEREIRPVAKELDEKAEFSVDLTRKMGELGLFGMYIPEKYGGQGMDTLSYIIAVEEIARVDGSQAATLAAHNSLGIYPIYAYGTEEQKMKYLPPLCTGEELWGFGLTEPTAGSDSRGSKTKAYLDGNEWVINGSKIFITNGSHEISVGSTVQCITEDSDGKKDFTAIIVEKGTPGFKRVSMHGKMMWRASDTAELYFDDCRVPRENLLGEIGQGSKIMLSTLDGGRLSIAAIGLGHAQGAFDLALQYAKERKQFGQPIVKFQVNAFKLADMATKIELARNLLYKACWLKDNDKPFGKESAMAKLYCSEIAREVVDEAVQIHGGYGLMKDYDIERLYRDQRLLQIGEGTSEIQRLVIARYIGAK, from the coding sequence ATGGATTTTGAACTGTCTGAGATTCAAAACATGATCCGCGAGACGGTCAGGGATTTTGCGGAAAGGGAGATCCGGCCGGTCGCGAAGGAACTGGATGAAAAAGCGGAGTTTTCCGTTGACCTCACCCGGAAAATGGGTGAACTGGGCCTGTTTGGCATGTACATTCCTGAGAAATACGGTGGGCAGGGTATGGATACCTTGTCGTACATTATTGCCGTGGAAGAGATCGCGCGCGTCGACGGCTCACAGGCCGCTACCCTGGCCGCGCATAACTCTCTGGGTATTTATCCCATCTATGCCTACGGTACCGAAGAGCAAAAGATGAAATACCTTCCTCCCCTCTGTACGGGTGAAGAGCTTTGGGGTTTCGGACTGACAGAACCAACTGCCGGATCCGATTCGAGAGGTAGTAAAACCAAAGCCTACCTGGATGGCAATGAATGGGTGATCAATGGTTCCAAGATTTTTATTACCAACGGCTCTCATGAGATTTCCGTCGGCTCAACCGTGCAGTGTATTACCGAGGATAGTGATGGTAAGAAAGATTTCACCGCCATCATCGTGGAAAAAGGTACACCAGGATTCAAAAGGGTTTCCATGCATGGGAAAATGATGTGGAGGGCATCCGATACTGCAGAATTGTATTTCGACGATTGCCGTGTTCCCAGAGAAAATCTCCTGGGTGAAATTGGCCAGGGCTCAAAAATCATGCTTTCAACCCTCGACGGAGGCCGTCTTTCCATCGCAGCTATCGGCCTCGGTCACGCTCAGGGTGCTTTCGACCTGGCCCTGCAGTACGCCAAAGAAAGAAAACAGTTCGGACAGCCTATCGTGAAGTTCCAGGTGAATGCCTTTAAACTGGCCGATATGGCCACGAAGATAGAACTGGCCAGGAACCTGCTATATAAAGCCTGCTGGCTCAAAGATAATGACAAACCCTTTGGCAAGGAATCGGCCATGGCCAAGCTATATTGTTCCGAAATTGCCCGCGAGGTGGTGGATGAAGCCGTTCAGATCCATGGCGGCTATGGACTGATGAAGGATTATGATATCGAAAGGCTTTACCGCGACCAGCGCCTCCTGCAAATTGGGGAAGGAACATCTGAGATCCAGAGGCTGGTGATTGCAAGGTATATTGGGGCGAAGTAG
- a CDS encoding oxaloacetate decarboxylase has protein sequence MQKKRQIKFSLIYRDMWQSSGKYVPRVDQLKQIAPVIVDMGCFARVETNGGAFEQVNLLYGENPNKAVREWTKPFNDAGIQTHMLERALNGIRMFPVPADVRKLMYKVKVAQGTNIARSFCGLNDHRNLEGSIKYAKEAGMISQAALCITHSKLHTVDYYMGVVDKAVEYGTDEICLKDMAGIGRPVMLGQLVDAIKRKYPHILVQYHGHSGPGFSVASMLEVAKAGADILDVAMEPLSWGMVHPDVITIREMLVDAGFDVPDINMIAYMEARHLTQTFIDDFLGYFINPKNRYMSSLLIQSGLPGGMMGSLMADLKGVHDSINFSLKASGQRELSEDELLVKLFEEVEYIWPMMGYPPLVTPFSQYVKNVALLNILQIAKGEERFSMMDDNVWNMLLGMAGQLPGPIDNTIIELAKKQKREFYVGNPQDAYPDVLHKYIKEMEEKGWERGQDDEELFEFAMHETQYRDYKSGIARERFLEELEKAKSEKSTPKTQASVKENKPSRPSNFSKDEVGHYVAMAAYLMYTFNTKSFDPVGGLANPHDVWNMIGYWRNINSVEVTYEGKVYDILFDRPEESEYDFQINGDRYLCHVEYVDRGEIDFSIDGKIFQAKILKGEENFTKVEINGKSFLMHRNDLLDTELMAHSADETVDESKHIVSPIPGKVFKIKVKEGEEIRKGDVVVVIDAMKMENNIATKRDAVVKKIHVKLNDMVEVNSILVELE, from the coding sequence ATGCAAAAGAAACGTCAGATAAAATTTAGCCTTATTTACCGCGATATGTGGCAGTCGTCGGGTAAGTACGTACCACGCGTTGACCAGCTGAAGCAGATAGCACCTGTGATTGTCGACATGGGTTGTTTTGCCCGTGTGGAAACAAACGGGGGAGCTTTTGAACAGGTAAACCTCCTTTATGGGGAGAACCCAAACAAGGCCGTCAGGGAATGGACCAAACCATTCAACGATGCGGGTATCCAGACACATATGCTGGAAAGGGCCCTCAACGGGATCCGTATGTTCCCGGTGCCGGCCGACGTGAGAAAACTCATGTACAAGGTTAAGGTTGCACAAGGAACCAATATTGCGCGCTCGTTCTGCGGACTGAACGACCACCGCAACCTGGAAGGCTCCATCAAATATGCGAAGGAAGCCGGGATGATTTCACAGGCTGCCCTTTGTATCACACATTCCAAATTGCATACCGTTGATTATTACATGGGAGTGGTTGATAAAGCCGTGGAATATGGAACCGATGAAATATGCCTGAAGGATATGGCCGGCATCGGCCGCCCGGTAATGCTGGGGCAGTTGGTGGATGCTATCAAACGCAAATATCCGCATATCCTGGTGCAGTATCACGGTCATTCAGGACCGGGTTTCTCCGTTGCCAGCATGCTGGAAGTGGCCAAAGCCGGGGCAGATATCCTGGATGTCGCCATGGAACCCCTATCCTGGGGTATGGTGCACCCCGATGTGATCACTATCCGCGAGATGCTGGTAGACGCAGGATTCGATGTCCCGGATATCAATATGATTGCCTACATGGAAGCACGGCATCTGACGCAGACCTTTATCGATGATTTCCTGGGGTATTTTATTAACCCTAAAAACCGCTATATGTCGTCGTTGTTGATCCAGAGCGGATTACCCGGTGGTATGATGGGCAGCCTCATGGCCGACCTGAAAGGAGTGCACGATAGTATCAATTTTTCTTTGAAAGCAAGTGGTCAACGTGAATTGTCGGAGGATGAACTGCTCGTGAAACTCTTCGAGGAAGTGGAATATATATGGCCTATGATGGGATACCCTCCGTTGGTGACTCCTTTTAGCCAATATGTAAAGAATGTAGCTTTATTAAATATCCTGCAGATTGCCAAAGGTGAGGAAAGGTTCTCCATGATGGATGATAATGTCTGGAACATGCTCCTGGGTATGGCCGGACAATTACCCGGACCTATTGATAATACCATTATTGAACTGGCTAAAAAGCAAAAGCGGGAATTTTATGTGGGCAATCCCCAGGATGCATATCCCGACGTCCTGCATAAATACATCAAAGAGATGGAGGAGAAAGGATGGGAGCGCGGACAGGATGACGAGGAACTCTTTGAATTTGCGATGCACGAAACCCAATACCGTGATTATAAATCCGGTATTGCCCGGGAACGATTCCTGGAAGAACTGGAAAAAGCAAAATCGGAAAAGTCAACCCCAAAAACACAAGCAAGCGTGAAAGAAAATAAGCCTTCGAGGCCGTCAAACTTCAGCAAGGATGAGGTCGGCCATTATGTAGCCATGGCAGCTTACCTGATGTATACCTTTAATACCAAATCCTTTGATCCGGTGGGCGGCCTGGCAAACCCGCACGATGTGTGGAATATGATCGGTTACTGGAGGAATATCAACTCCGTGGAAGTGACCTACGAGGGAAAAGTTTATGATATCCTCTTCGACCGCCCGGAGGAAAGCGAATACGATTTCCAGATCAACGGCGACCGTTACCTGTGCCATGTGGAATATGTCGACCGCGGGGAGATCGATTTCTCTATCGATGGGAAAATATTCCAGGCCAAGATACTGAAAGGGGAAGAGAATTTTACCAAGGTGGAGATCAACGGAAAATCATTCCTGATGCATCGCAACGACCTCCTCGATACTGAACTGATGGCTCACAGCGCCGATGAAACGGTTGATGAGAGCAAACACATCGTTTCCCCAATACCTGGTAAGGTGTTTAAGATCAAGGTGAAAGAAGGGGAGGAGATCCGCAAGGGCGATGTGGTGGTGGTCATTGATGCCATGAAAATGGAAAATAATATTGCAACCAAAAGAGATGCCGTGGTGAAAAAGATCCACGTAAAACTCAACGATATGGTTGAGGTGAACAGCATCCTGGTTGAACTCGAATAA